The following coding sequences lie in one Arachis ipaensis cultivar K30076 chromosome B05, Araip1.1, whole genome shotgun sequence genomic window:
- the LOC107640634 gene encoding uncharacterized protein LOC107640634, with amino-acid sequence MHSEKKIDANQEEFRSNRKNQGAAILKLEAQLGSLSKQIPMPTHTFPSDTMANTRGECKAIILRSEKVVEESLPSQSNQREEAANNPETKNEEETPAPFPPKQLLKPYVPKVPYPQRQTKDGKDNQFSRFLEIFKKLQINIPFVEAFMPRDINIEKALCDLGASINLMSLAMMKRMRIEEAKLTRMALQLADRIFKFPHGVVKDLLVKVGEFIFPADFVVLDMEEESKTSIILGRPFLATAGAIIDVQKGELVLRLHEEKIVFQCL; translated from the exons ATGCATTCTGAGAAGAAGATAGATGCAAACCAAGAGGAGTTCAGATCCAACAGAAAGAACCAGGGGGCAGCTATTTTAAAACTGGAAGCACAACTAGGGAGCCTGTCTAAACAAATACCAATGCCTACACATACATTccctagtgataccatggccaacacaagaggagaatgcaaggccatcataTTGAGAAGTGAAAAAGTTGTGGAGGAATCACTCCCAAGTCAAAGCAACCAAAGAGAAGAAGCTGCAAATAACCCTGAAACCAAGAATGAAGAAGAGACCCCTGCACCATTCCCACCAAAGCAACTCctaaagccttatgtgccaaaggtaCCCTATCCACAAAGGCAGACGAAGGATGGGAAAGACAACCAGTTTTCTAGAttcttggaaatctttaagaagctccaaatcaacataccctttgttGAGGCAtttatgccaa gggatatcaaCATTGAGAAAGCATTGTGTGATctgggagctagcatcaacctcatgtccTTAGCCATGATGAAAAGAATGAGGATTGAAGAGGCCAAACTAACAAGAATGGCACTTCAATTGGCTGATAGAATATTTAAGTTTCCTCATGGAGTAGTGAAAGATTTGTTGGTGAAAGTAGGAGAGTTCATCTTTCCAGCTGATTTCGTTGTGTTGGATATGGAGGAAGAGTCTAAAACatctatcatcctaggaaggccattcttAGCTACTGCCGGAGCTATAATTGATGTTCAAAAAGGAGAGTTAGTCTTGAGATTGCATGAAGAGAAGATAGTTTTTCAATGTCTTTAA